One Rosa chinensis cultivar Old Blush chromosome 5, RchiOBHm-V2, whole genome shotgun sequence genomic region harbors:
- the LOC112201583 gene encoding 5'-3' exoribonuclease 3 isoform X2: MGVPAFYRWLAEKYPLVVVDVVEEEPIVIDDVSIPVDTTKPNPNGLEFDNLYLDMNGIIHPCFHPEDRPSPTTFDEVFQCMFEYIDRIFGMVRPRKVLYMAIDGVAPRAKMNQQRSRRFRAAKDAADAVAEEEKLREEFEAEGRKLPPKLQSQTFDSNVITPGTPFMAVLSVALQYYIHLRLNNDPGWKNVKVILSDANAPGEGEHKIMSYIRLQRNLPGYDPNTRHCLYGLDADLIMLALATHEVHFSILREVVFTAQQDKCFLCGQMGHLAAGCEGKAKRKDGDQLDDDQKGTGAEVVAKKPYQFLNIWTLREYLDYEMRNIPNFPFEIDLERIVDDFIFICFFVGNDFLPHMPTLEIREGAINLLMAVYKKEFHALGGYLTDSSKLNLSRVEHFIQAVGCYEDKIFQKRAQLHQRQAQRIKRAKVQVPQVQPDSLVAVNRFQGSRLASGPSPAPYQQYCRSSGRGNPEKVARFSSEASSIGAAIVEAENSSALDVEVHENKEDLKAKLKEILREKSDAFNSRNPQEEDKVKLGEPGWRDRYYEEKFSTKTQEEREAVRKDVILRYTEGLCWVMNYYYEGVCSWEWFYPYHYAPFASDLKDLGQLKISFNLGTPFKPFNQLLGVFPAASAHALPEQYRKLMTDPNSPIIDFYPTNFEVDMNGKRYAWQGIAKLPFIDQGRLLSEVGKIEHTLTEEETRRNSMMFEMLFVSSSHPLSVCIYLLDDCCRQLTDKDRVEVKEQIDPKYSEGMNGYLSSCAGESCPPVFRSPVKCMEDIMDNQVICSIYSLPEVHKHITRPPAGVVFPKKTVTVGDLKPAPVLWHEDSGQNPPGTTSQRQLGDAAHRLVVNSLQVKVDNISYGNQMHALRPLSHAGPQYYPQHPSYNDQGLLGMPPPRTLQHPQGILGTLIINQEDMRMVGSFTPRDLLHKLLQG, from the exons ATGGGGGTTCCGGCTTTCTATAGATGGTTAGCGGAGAAGTATCCGCTTGTGGTTGTAGATGTGGTGGAGGAGGAACCGATTGTGATTGATGATGTTTCGATTCCGGTTGACACCACGAAACCGAACCCGAATGGTCTTGAGTTTGACAATCTTTACTTGGACATGAATGGGATTATTCATCCTTGTTTCCACCCCGAGGACAGGCCGAGTCCGACTACTTTTGATGAGGTGTTTCAGTGCATGTTTGAGTATATAGATAGGATTTTTGGGATGGTACGGCCGAGAAAGGTACTGTACATGGCCATTGATGGTGTTGCCCCTAGGGCGAAGATGAATCAGCAGAGGTCGAGGAGGTTTAGGGCTGCGAAAGACGCGGCGGATGCGGTGGCTGAAGAAGAGAAGCTTCGGGAGGAGTTTGAAGCGGAGGGGAGGAAGCTTCCGCCAAAATTGCAGTCGCAAACTTTTGATTCCAATGTCATTACTCCTGGAACTCCTTTTATGGCTGTTTTATCAGTTGCATTGCAGTACTATATTCATCTTAGGTTAAATAATGATCCTGGATGGAAAAATGTTAAGGTTATCCTTTCTGATGCAAATGCTCCGGGTGAAGGGGAACACAAAATTATGTCATATATTCGTCTTCAACGAAACCTTCCTGGTTATGATCCAAATACGCGTCATTGCCTGTATGGTTTGGATGCTGATTTAATTATGCTGGCTTTGGCTACACATGAAGTTCATTTTTCAATTCTGCGAGAGGTTGTTTTCACTGCCCAGCAAGACAAATGCTTCCTTTGTGGTCAGATGGGTCATTTAGCGGCAGGTTGTGAAGGAAAGGCAAAACGAAAGGATGGAGATCAGCTTGATGATGATCAGAAAGGTACTGGTGCTGAGGTTGTGGCCAAGAAGCCGTACCAGTTTCTCAACATTTGGACTCTTAGAGAATATTTAGACTATGAGATGCGGAATATTCCCAATTTCCCATTTGAGATTGATCTTGAGCGCATTGTGGATGATTTCATATTCATTTGTTTTTTCGTTGGAAACGATTTCCTGCCACATATGCCTACTCTGGAGATTCGTGAGGGTGCAATCAACTTGCTTATGGCTGTATACAAAAAGGAATTTCATGCACTGGGTGGATATTTGACTGATTCAAGCAAGCTGAATTTAAGTCGGGTGGAGCATTTCATTCAGGCAGTTGGTTGTTATGAAGACAAAATATTCCAGAAACGAGCTCAATTGCATCAGCGGCAGGCACAAAGAATAAAGCGTGCCAAGGTGCAAGTTCCCCAAGTTCAGCCAGATTCTTTAGTTGCAGTTAATCGATTTCAAGGTTCTCGTCTTGCTTCAGGTCCTTCTCCTGCACCCTATCAACAGTATTGTAGATCATCTGGTAGAGGAAATCCTGAAAAAGTTGCACGCTTTTCTTCAGAGGCATCAAGTATTGGTGCTGCTATTGTTGAAGCTGAGAACAGCAGTGCTCTAGATGTTGAAGTAcatgaaaataaagaagatttaaAAGCAAAGCTCAAAGAGATTCTTCGCGAGAAATCTGATGCTTTTAACTCTAGAAATCCCCAAGAAGAAGACAAGGTTAAATTGGGAGAACCTGGATGGAGGGATAGGTATTATGAAGAAAAGTTTTCTACAAAAACTCAAGAAGAACGTGAAGCAGTTCGTAAAGATGTTATCTTGCGATACACGGAAGGCCTGTGTTGGGTGATGAACTATTATTATGAAGGGGTTTGTTCATGGGAGTGGTTTTACCCCTATCATTATGCACCCTTTGCTTCTGATCTCAAGGACCTAGGTCAGCTAAAGATAAGCTTCAATTTGGGCACTCCCTTTAAACCCTTCAATCAGCTGTTGGGGGTTTTCCCAGCTGCAAGCGCCCATGCCCTTCCTGAACAATACAGAAAGTTAATGACTGATCCAAACTCGCCTATTATTGACTTTTACCCTACCAACTTTGAAGTGGATATGAATGGGAAACGGTATGCGTGGCAGGGTATTGCAAAattgccattcattgaccaaGGTCGTCTTCTGTCTGAGGTTGGGAAAATTGAACACACATTGACAGAGGAGGAAACCCGGAGAAACTCCATGATGTTTGAGATGCTCTTTGTTTCATCTTCTCATCCTCTCTCTGTATGCATATACCTTCTCGACGATTGTTGTAGACAGTTGACAGACAAAGATCGAGTTGAGGTTAAGGAACAAATTGATCCCAAATACAGTGAAGGGATGAATGGTTATCTATCTTCATGTGCTGGAGAGTCTTGTCCTCCTGTTTTTCGGTCTCCTGTTAAATGCATGGAGGATATCATGGACAACCAAGTCATCTGCTCAATATATAGCCTACCAGAAGTACATAAGCATATAACTCGACCGCCTGCAGGTGTTGTTTTCCCCAAGAAGACTGTGACGGTGGGGGATCTGAAGCCTGCACCTGTTTTATGGCATGAAGATTCTGGGCAGAACCCCCCTGGAACCACTTCACAAAGACAGCTTGGGGATGCCGCACATCGACTGGTTGTTAATAGCTTACAGGTGAAGGTAGACAACATTAGCTATGGCAATCAAATGCATGCCCTTCGACCACTATCTCATGCGGGGCCTCAATATTACCCACAACACCCTTCCTACAATGATCAGGGACTACTTGGAATGCCACCACCTAGAACATTGCAGCATCCTCAAG GAATTCTGGGCACGCTCATTATCAATCAGGAAGACATGAGAATGGTGGGCTCATTTACCCCCAGAGACCTATTACACAAGCTCCTTCAGGGTTGA
- the LOC112201583 gene encoding 5'-3' exoribonuclease 3 isoform X1 — MGVPAFYRWLAEKYPLVVVDVVEEEPIVIDDVSIPVDTTKPNPNGLEFDNLYLDMNGIIHPCFHPEDRPSPTTFDEVFQCMFEYIDRIFGMVRPRKVLYMAIDGVAPRAKMNQQRSRRFRAAKDAADAVAEEEKLREEFEAEGRKLPPKLQSQTFDSNVITPGTPFMAVLSVALQYYIHLRLNNDPGWKNVKVILSDANAPGEGEHKIMSYIRLQRNLPGYDPNTRHCLYGLDADLIMLALATHEVHFSILREVVFTAQQDKCFLCGQMGHLAAGCEGKAKRKDGDQLDDDQKGTGAEVVAKKPYQFLNIWTLREYLDYEMRNIPNFPFEIDLERIVDDFIFICFFVGNDFLPHMPTLEIREGAINLLMAVYKKEFHALGGYLTDSSKLNLSRVEHFIQAVGCYEDKIFQKRAQLHQRQAQRIKRAKVQVPQVQPDSLVAVNRFQGSRLASGPSPAPYQQYCRSSGRGNPEKVARFSSEASSIGAAIVEAENSSALDVEVHENKEDLKAKLKEILREKSDAFNSRNPQEEDKVKLGEPGWRDRYYEEKFSTKTQEEREAVRKDVILRYTEGLCWVMNYYYEGVCSWEWFYPYHYAPFASDLKDLGQLKISFNLGTPFKPFNQLLGVFPAASAHALPEQYRKLMTDPNSPIIDFYPTNFEVDMNGKRYAWQGIAKLPFIDQGRLLSEVGKIEHTLTEEETRRNSMMFEMLFVSSSHPLSVCIYLLDDCCRQLTDKDRVEVKEQIDPKYSEGMNGYLSSCAGESCPPVFRSPVKCMEDIMDNQVICSIYSLPEVHKHITRPPAGVVFPKKTVTVGDLKPAPVLWHEDSGQNPPGTTSQRQLGDAAHRLVVNSLQVKVDNISYGNQMHALRPLSHAGPQYYPQHPSYNDQGLLGMPPPRTLQHPQGQHYRNSSFTSDWHSSSAVYNAQNRSPSQHHDRNSGHAHYQSGRHENGGLIYPQRPITQAPSGLRPGPSHGVYNKYQSYQPSGAPRYQRF, encoded by the coding sequence ATGGGGGTTCCGGCTTTCTATAGATGGTTAGCGGAGAAGTATCCGCTTGTGGTTGTAGATGTGGTGGAGGAGGAACCGATTGTGATTGATGATGTTTCGATTCCGGTTGACACCACGAAACCGAACCCGAATGGTCTTGAGTTTGACAATCTTTACTTGGACATGAATGGGATTATTCATCCTTGTTTCCACCCCGAGGACAGGCCGAGTCCGACTACTTTTGATGAGGTGTTTCAGTGCATGTTTGAGTATATAGATAGGATTTTTGGGATGGTACGGCCGAGAAAGGTACTGTACATGGCCATTGATGGTGTTGCCCCTAGGGCGAAGATGAATCAGCAGAGGTCGAGGAGGTTTAGGGCTGCGAAAGACGCGGCGGATGCGGTGGCTGAAGAAGAGAAGCTTCGGGAGGAGTTTGAAGCGGAGGGGAGGAAGCTTCCGCCAAAATTGCAGTCGCAAACTTTTGATTCCAATGTCATTACTCCTGGAACTCCTTTTATGGCTGTTTTATCAGTTGCATTGCAGTACTATATTCATCTTAGGTTAAATAATGATCCTGGATGGAAAAATGTTAAGGTTATCCTTTCTGATGCAAATGCTCCGGGTGAAGGGGAACACAAAATTATGTCATATATTCGTCTTCAACGAAACCTTCCTGGTTATGATCCAAATACGCGTCATTGCCTGTATGGTTTGGATGCTGATTTAATTATGCTGGCTTTGGCTACACATGAAGTTCATTTTTCAATTCTGCGAGAGGTTGTTTTCACTGCCCAGCAAGACAAATGCTTCCTTTGTGGTCAGATGGGTCATTTAGCGGCAGGTTGTGAAGGAAAGGCAAAACGAAAGGATGGAGATCAGCTTGATGATGATCAGAAAGGTACTGGTGCTGAGGTTGTGGCCAAGAAGCCGTACCAGTTTCTCAACATTTGGACTCTTAGAGAATATTTAGACTATGAGATGCGGAATATTCCCAATTTCCCATTTGAGATTGATCTTGAGCGCATTGTGGATGATTTCATATTCATTTGTTTTTTCGTTGGAAACGATTTCCTGCCACATATGCCTACTCTGGAGATTCGTGAGGGTGCAATCAACTTGCTTATGGCTGTATACAAAAAGGAATTTCATGCACTGGGTGGATATTTGACTGATTCAAGCAAGCTGAATTTAAGTCGGGTGGAGCATTTCATTCAGGCAGTTGGTTGTTATGAAGACAAAATATTCCAGAAACGAGCTCAATTGCATCAGCGGCAGGCACAAAGAATAAAGCGTGCCAAGGTGCAAGTTCCCCAAGTTCAGCCAGATTCTTTAGTTGCAGTTAATCGATTTCAAGGTTCTCGTCTTGCTTCAGGTCCTTCTCCTGCACCCTATCAACAGTATTGTAGATCATCTGGTAGAGGAAATCCTGAAAAAGTTGCACGCTTTTCTTCAGAGGCATCAAGTATTGGTGCTGCTATTGTTGAAGCTGAGAACAGCAGTGCTCTAGATGTTGAAGTAcatgaaaataaagaagatttaaAAGCAAAGCTCAAAGAGATTCTTCGCGAGAAATCTGATGCTTTTAACTCTAGAAATCCCCAAGAAGAAGACAAGGTTAAATTGGGAGAACCTGGATGGAGGGATAGGTATTATGAAGAAAAGTTTTCTACAAAAACTCAAGAAGAACGTGAAGCAGTTCGTAAAGATGTTATCTTGCGATACACGGAAGGCCTGTGTTGGGTGATGAACTATTATTATGAAGGGGTTTGTTCATGGGAGTGGTTTTACCCCTATCATTATGCACCCTTTGCTTCTGATCTCAAGGACCTAGGTCAGCTAAAGATAAGCTTCAATTTGGGCACTCCCTTTAAACCCTTCAATCAGCTGTTGGGGGTTTTCCCAGCTGCAAGCGCCCATGCCCTTCCTGAACAATACAGAAAGTTAATGACTGATCCAAACTCGCCTATTATTGACTTTTACCCTACCAACTTTGAAGTGGATATGAATGGGAAACGGTATGCGTGGCAGGGTATTGCAAAattgccattcattgaccaaGGTCGTCTTCTGTCTGAGGTTGGGAAAATTGAACACACATTGACAGAGGAGGAAACCCGGAGAAACTCCATGATGTTTGAGATGCTCTTTGTTTCATCTTCTCATCCTCTCTCTGTATGCATATACCTTCTCGACGATTGTTGTAGACAGTTGACAGACAAAGATCGAGTTGAGGTTAAGGAACAAATTGATCCCAAATACAGTGAAGGGATGAATGGTTATCTATCTTCATGTGCTGGAGAGTCTTGTCCTCCTGTTTTTCGGTCTCCTGTTAAATGCATGGAGGATATCATGGACAACCAAGTCATCTGCTCAATATATAGCCTACCAGAAGTACATAAGCATATAACTCGACCGCCTGCAGGTGTTGTTTTCCCCAAGAAGACTGTGACGGTGGGGGATCTGAAGCCTGCACCTGTTTTATGGCATGAAGATTCTGGGCAGAACCCCCCTGGAACCACTTCACAAAGACAGCTTGGGGATGCCGCACATCGACTGGTTGTTAATAGCTTACAGGTGAAGGTAGACAACATTAGCTATGGCAATCAAATGCATGCCCTTCGACCACTATCTCATGCGGGGCCTCAATATTACCCACAACACCCTTCCTACAATGATCAGGGACTACTTGGAATGCCACCACCTAGAACATTGCAGCATCCTCAAGGTCAGCATTACCGAAATTCAAGTTTCACTAGTGATTGGCATTCATCATCAGCTGTGTATAACGCTCAGAATAGGTCTCCTTCTCAACATCATGACAGGAATTCTGGGCACGCTCATTATCAATCAGGAAGACATGAGAATGGTGGGCTCATTTACCCCCAGAGACCTATTACACAAGCTCCTTCAGGGTTGAGACCTGGTCCTTCTCATGGTGTCTATAACAAGTATCAGAGTTACCAGCCATCTGGAGCACCTCGTTATCAAAGATTTTGA